One window of Cydia strobilella chromosome 10, ilCydStro3.1, whole genome shotgun sequence genomic DNA carries:
- the LOC134744648 gene encoding organic cation transporter protein-like: MASAGAEGVCGWGRWQVRLSLLLALPVLLTGMYCTNYVFLAAASNHRCLVPECEGNVNETSYSAARADWGAYALPKDACARYQPLDDTCASESFKQTLMECEEIVYESHSSIVAEFGLGCQEWKRSLVGTIHNVGMLISLPIIGHISDHYGRRTALIVSGVGAGILGLCKSLAGSYYAYLMWELLETILGASVYPAAFVLMIEWLGVEHRILASLVLGIPLAGGAATLSLLDYLAGYWRTWCRIAYPPSLLLLLYPWLLPESIRWLAIQNRVSEAVAVMKQAARWNRVQASDEAFEKMLCDQNEKVPAAKVEEESLFAAFIKYGALRRRLSVCFVWWISAVFVFYGLAVHVHALGGSAHATYAMVAAAELPALLLNTLLLDRAGRRPVLTAAFLTTACALVALSCLPEGSGWWATTLYLIGKLGATMSLNALYVYTAELFPTRARHRLLAACSTCGRLGAVLAPLTPMLAQLKPWLPTAIFGTLPLLSAALTRLVPDTLHARLPDSFSDLEPARIRAADV; the protein is encoded by the exons ATGCCTGGTCCCAGAATGCGAAGGCAACGTGAACGAGACGTCGTATTCCGCGGCGCGCGCAGATTGGGGTGCGTACGCGCTGCCCAAAGAtgcgtgcgcgcgctatcagcccCTAGACGACACGTGTGCATCGGAGTCGTTCAAGCAGACTCTGATGGAGTGTGAGGAGATAGTGTACGAGTCACACAGCAGCATCGTGGCTGAG TTCGGCCTGGGCTGTCAAGAATGGAAACGCTCGTTGGTGGGCACCATCCACAACGTGGGCATGCTCATCTCGCTGCCCATCATTGGGCACATTTCTGATCACTACGGCCGCCGCACTGCATTG ATAGTAAGCGGCGTGGGTGCCGGTATCCTTGGGCTGTGCAAGTCATTGGCTGGATCTTACTACGCGTACCTGATGTGGGAACTATTAGAGACCATCCTGGGCGCCAGCGTCTACCCAGCCGCTTTCGTGCTCA TGATCGAATGGCTGGGTGTCGAACACCGGATCCTCGCCAGTCTCGTCCTGGGCATCCCCCTCGCCGGCGGCGCCGCGACGCTCTCCCTTCTCGACTACCTAGCTGGCTATTGGCGTACCTGGTGCCGCATAGCCTACCCACCTTCCTTGCTCCTGCTGCTCTACCCCTGGCTCTTGCCAGAGAGTATTCGGTGGTTGGCCATTCAGAACCGCGTCTCCGAAGCCGTGGCGGTGATGAAGCAGGCGGCGCGGTGGAACCGCGTGCAGGCGTCGGATGAGGCATTTGAGAAGATGCTGTGTGATCAGAATGAGAAAGTTCCTGCGGCTAAGGTTGAGGAGGAGAGCCTGTTTGCGGCTTTTATTAA GTACGGCGCCCTCCGTCGACGCCTAAGCGTGTGCTTCGTGTGGTGGATCTCAGCCGTGTTCGTGTTCTACGGGCTAGCAGTGCACGTGCACGCTCTGGGCGGCTCGGCGCATGCCACCTACGCGATGGTAGCGGCGGCCGAGCTACCCGCCTTGCTGCTCAACACGCTGCTGCTGGACCGTGCTGGGAGGAGGCCGGTGCTGACGGCCGCGTTCCTCACGACGGCTTGCGCGCTTGTTGCGCTTTCCTGTTTGCCAG AGGGTAGCGGCTGGTGGGCCACAACCCTGTACCTGATCGGCAAGCTCGGCGCCACCATGTCTCTGAACGCGCTGTATGTGTACACGGCTGAACTGTTCCCTACGCGGGCACGTCACCGTCTACTAGCTGCCTGTTCTACCTGTGGTCGGCTTGGGGCTGTGCTGGCTCCGCTTACACCTATGCTG GCGCAGTTGAAGCCGTGGCTGCCAACTGCGATTTTCGGAACGCTGCCGCTTCTGAGTGCGGCGCTGACACGACTTGTACCTGACACGCTGCACGCCAGGCTACCTGACTCCTTCTCTGACCTGGAGCCGGCGCGCATCCGCGCTGCTGACGTCTGA